The following proteins come from a genomic window of Miscanthus floridulus cultivar M001 chromosome 2, ASM1932011v1, whole genome shotgun sequence:
- the LOC136540816 gene encoding senescence associated gene 20-like, with translation MMRLLTGADQRDKNHGGGGGFVFSPRSVDAFGSTVIAEGADETRQLYWVHAWTVGPDGVITQLREYFNTDLTVTLLSGAAASAKKADIAGAPPKQQDAASSSSSSASAAAGPKCLWQSRRADSAHKSLPGLVLAI, from the coding sequence ATGATGCGCCTCCTCACCGGCGCGGACCAGCGCGACAAgaaccacggcggcggcggcggattcgTCTTCTCCCCGCGCTCCGTCGACGCCTTCGGGTCCACCGTCATCGCCGAGGGCGCCGACGAAACGCGCCAGCTCTACTGGGTGCACGCCTGGACCGTGGGGCCCGATGGGGTGATCACCCAGCTCAGGGAGTACTTCAACACCGACCTCACCGTCACCCTCCTCTccggcgccgccgcctccgccaagAAAGCTGACATTGCAGGCGCTCCGCCTAAGCAGCAGGacgctgcctcttcttcctcgtcgtccGCCTCGGCAGCAGCAGGGCCCAAGTGCCTGTGGCAGAGCCGCCGCGCCGACAGCGCACACAAGTCGCTGCCGGGCCTCGTCCTCGCCATCTGA